In the genome of Thermodesulfobacteriota bacterium, the window CGGGGCCTTGTATCCGTCGTAGACCAGGTCCGCGTACGCCAGGTCGTGGACGACCAGGATGTCGTTCTCCTTCGCGAAGGCGACCACGCGGCGGAAGAATTCCAGGTCCACCACGGTCGTCGTCGGGTTGTGCGGGAAGGAAAGGATCATCATCTTCGGGCGCGGCCAGAGCGTCTTCATCGCCCGCTCGACCCGGTCCATGTAATCGTTCTCCCCGTTGATCAGGGGAATGGAGCGGACGTCGGCCCCCGCGATGACTACCGAATAGGTGTGGATCGGGTAGGTCGGGCTCGGGACGAGCGCGATGTCTCCCGGCCCCATGGTCGCCAGGACGAGGTGGGCCAGCCCCTCCTTCGCCCCGATCGTGGCGATCGCCTCCGTCTCCGGGTCGAGCTCCACCCCGTATTTCCGCTTGTACCAGTTGCAGATGGCCAGCCGGAGCTTGGGGATCCCCCTGGACGCGGAGTACCGGTGGTTCCTCGGGTTGCGGGCCGCCTCGGTGAGCTTTTCGACGATGTGCTTGGGGGTGGGCAGGTCGGGATTCCCCATCCCAAGGTCGATGATGTCCTCCCCCGCGTGCCGCAGCTTCGATTTCAGTTCCGTCACCACGGCGAAGACATACGGGGGAAGTCGTTGTATTCTCGGGAATTCCTGCATCGGGAGCTCCTGGAAAAAATAAAAGAACATTGTATTGAACCCCGGCGGCCAAGTCAAATTCCGCCTGTCGGCGAATCGACCGATTCTCCGTTTCGCGTTTCTTTCCGACGGATGAAAATATTCTTATTTATTGGACAGTATTCTTTCTTTTCCGGAAAAGGGACTCCTGTATTTACAAGATCCGATCGCGCTTTATTTCGAGGCCGGTTCCTTCCTTGATTCCTCGCAGAATTATAATCAGGAATAGAAGTCAAATAGTCGACAGGA includes:
- the alaC gene encoding alanine transaminase, coding for MQEFPRIQRLPPYVFAVVTELKSKLRHAGEDIIDLGMGNPDLPTPKHIVEKLTEAARNPRNHRYSASRGIPKLRLAICNWYKRKYGVELDPETEAIATIGAKEGLAHLVLATMGPGDIALVPSPTYPIHTYSVVIAGADVRSIPLINGENDYMDRVERAMKTLWPRPKMMILSFPHNPTTTVVDLEFFRRVVAFAKENDILVVHDLAYADLVYDGYKAPSILQVPGAKDVAVELYSMSKGYSMAGWRVGYVVGNRQLVGALTRIKSYLDYGMFQAIQIAATVALNGPHRVVDEAVEIYRKRRDCLVDGFARIGWQFEKPKGTMFVWAPIPEPFREMGSLEFSKQLLLRAKVAVSPGVGFGEHGEGYVRFALVENEHRIRQAIRGVKTMLQSPVRGRTK